From the Bacillota bacterium genome, one window contains:
- the tdh gene encoding L-threonine 3-dehydrogenase yields the protein MTELPETVKSLKMMAVVKEVPEKGFSYIPKTISTDLLPREVLIKVLTASFCGTDYHIYTFDAWSRKRLKLPLTVGHEFSGEIIKIGQEVTRVKLGDIVSAETHIICGECEFCLRGEGHICENTKIIGVDTDGCFARYLKIPEANCFVNDKNQNMLHLSVQEPLGNAVHTMTHFEIFNKTVVVLGCGPIGLLGVDVAKAYGAKRVIAIEVNDYRRNLAKKIGADFVIDPLNEDVIATVLKLTNGKGADVIGEFSGNKTAIEQAFKYLKAGGGISMLGIPSENIELDFGNDVVFRGIQIYGVVGRRIYDTWYQVKALIDSNKLHLDDIITHQFPLKDINIAAEVMGSRNCGKIILFPGDEIDG from the coding sequence ATGACGGAATTACCTGAAACTGTAAAATCACTTAAAATGATGGCTGTTGTAAAAGAGGTTCCAGAGAAAGGGTTTTCGTACATTCCAAAAACCATTTCTACTGATTTATTACCAAGAGAAGTATTGATAAAAGTTTTAACCGCATCTTTTTGTGGAACGGATTATCATATTTATACCTTTGATGCTTGGTCAAGAAAAAGGCTGAAATTACCTTTAACAGTAGGGCATGAATTTAGCGGAGAGATTATTAAAATCGGACAAGAAGTAACAAGAGTTAAACTTGGGGACATCGTTAGTGCTGAAACACATATTATTTGTGGTGAATGTGAATTTTGCTTAAGAGGAGAAGGTCACATTTGTGAAAATACAAAAATTATTGGAGTAGATACAGATGGATGTTTTGCAAGATATTTAAAAATTCCAGAAGCAAATTGTTTTGTAAATGATAAAAATCAAAATATGTTACACTTATCAGTTCAAGAACCTTTAGGAAATGCTGTTCACACAATGACTCATTTTGAAATTTTTAATAAGACGGTAGTTGTTTTAGGATGTGGACCAATTGGATTGCTTGGAGTAGACGTAGCAAAAGCATATGGAGCTAAACGAGTTATTGCGATTGAAGTAAATGATTATAGACGCAATCTCGCAAAAAAAATTGGAGCTGATTTTGTAATTGATCCTTTAAATGAAGATGTGATTGCAACTGTTCTAAAATTGACAAATGGAAAAGGGGCAGATGTTATTGGCGAATTTTCTGGTAATAAAACCGCCATTGAACAAGCCTTTAAGTATTTAAAAGCAGGAGGAGGAATATCTATGTTAGGGATTCCTTCTGAAAATATTGAATTAGATTTTGGAAATGATGTTGTTTTTCGTGGCATCCAAATTTATGGAGTGGTAGGAAGAAGAATTTATGATACATGGTATCAAGTGAAAGCTTTAATTGATAGCAATAAATTACATTTAGACGATATCATAACACACCAATTTCCTTTAAAAGATATCAACATTGCCGCAGAAGTAATGGGAAGCAGAAATTGCGGCAAAATTATACTATTTCCAGGAGATGAAATCGATGGCTAA
- a CDS encoding glycine C-acetyltransferase — MKSMAKLDYIDKLIEGLKTDGVYRKLPVNYGPCSNVIELNHKRVINLSSNNYLGLATHPRVKQAAIQAIEKYGVGAGSVRTIVGNQDLLEQLETLLAEFKKEEAVVCFQSGLNCNLGVIQAIVQKGDLILSDELNHASIIDGMKLAKADKAVFKHSDMEDLERILQEKRSLFENVLIITDGVFSMDGDLANLPGIVNLAKKFNCLTYVDDAHGSGVLGESGRGTVDHYGLNGEIDFIVGTLSKAIGVIGGYVATKENVKEWLLHRARPLLFSTALPPSATAATIESVKILMESTEFTEKLWENAKYFKNAMKYLGFDIGKSETPITPVMIGDEATTLRFSKALLENGVFVSGIVFPTVAKGKGRLRVMISASHTQEDLDYAIRTFTKVGKELNII, encoded by the coding sequence ATGAAATCGATGGCTAAATTAGATTATATTGATAAATTAATAGAAGGATTAAAGACAGATGGAGTTTATCGGAAACTACCGGTTAACTATGGCCCTTGTTCCAATGTGATTGAATTAAATCATAAAAGAGTTATCAATCTATCTTCCAATAATTATTTAGGACTTGCAACTCATCCAAGAGTAAAACAAGCAGCTATTCAAGCAATTGAAAAGTATGGAGTTGGAGCTGGAAGTGTAAGAACAATCGTAGGAAATCAAGATTTACTAGAACAATTAGAGACACTTCTTGCTGAATTTAAAAAAGAAGAAGCAGTTGTTTGCTTTCAATCAGGACTAAATTGCAACCTTGGAGTAATTCAAGCAATTGTTCAAAAAGGAGATTTAATACTAAGTGATGAACTAAATCATGCCTCAATAATTGATGGAATGAAACTTGCAAAAGCAGATAAAGCTGTATTTAAACATTCCGATATGGAAGATTTAGAAAGAATTTTACAAGAAAAAAGATCACTTTTTGAAAACGTATTAATTATAACGGATGGAGTGTTTTCAATGGATGGAGATTTGGCAAATCTTCCTGGAATTGTAAACTTAGCAAAAAAATTTAATTGCCTAACTTATGTCGATGACGCACATGGTAGTGGAGTATTAGGGGAATCAGGAAGAGGAACCGTTGACCACTATGGATTAAATGGAGAGATTGATTTTATTGTTGGGACATTAAGTAAAGCTATCGGAGTAATTGGAGGATATGTTGCTACCAAGGAAAATGTAAAAGAATGGTTGCTCCATCGAGCAAGACCACTTTTATTTTCAACCGCTTTACCACCTTCCGCAACAGCTGCTACTATTGAATCTGTGAAAATTTTAATGGAAAGCACAGAATTTACTGAAAAATTATGGGAAAACGCAAAATACTTTAAAAACGCGATGAAGTACTTGGGATTCGATATTGGTAAAAGTGAGACACCTATTACTCCAGTCATGATTGGTGATGAAGCTACTACTTTACGCTTTTCTAAGGCACTTTTAGAAAATGGAGTATTCGTATCTGGAATTGTATTTCCAACCGTTGCAAAAGGAAAAGGACGCTTAAGGGTTATGATTAGCGCATCCCATACTCAAGAAGATTTGGATTATGCTATAAGAACATTCACTAAAGTTGGAAAAGAATTAAATATTATCTAA
- a CDS encoding class I SAM-dependent methyltransferase, protein MSIYKNFSKYYDEIFPLKNQTLEFLLEHLHKGKILDLGCATGEYALGLSRKGYQVYGLDFDQEMIRLAILKAKQTSQTAHFTKRNMLELDESNQFDGIYCIGNTLVHLHSIEEICVSLQLMYNALKSDSNLIIQIINYDRILNKNIKSLPTIESSQISFQRDYMFDGEKIHFLMTLKTDSNTYQEEVLLVPIRFEELEACLKKIGFKEIKAFDGFSFFSFKLTKSNQLVLTCKK, encoded by the coding sequence ATGTCAATATATAAAAACTTTTCAAAGTATTATGATGAAATCTTTCCACTAAAGAATCAAACACTTGAATTTCTCTTAGAACATTTGCATAAAGGAAAGATTTTAGATTTGGGTTGTGCAACGGGCGAATATGCTTTAGGTTTAAGTCGAAAAGGATATCAGGTCTATGGTCTTGATTTTGATCAAGAAATGATTCGCTTAGCAATTTTAAAGGCAAAACAAACCAGTCAAACAGCACATTTTACTAAAAGAAATATGTTAGAACTTGATGAATCAAATCAATTTGATGGGATTTATTGTATTGGAAATACGTTAGTCCATTTACATTCAATTGAAGAAATATGTGTTTCTCTACAATTAATGTATAATGCACTAAAAAGCGACTCAAATCTTATCATTCAAATAATAAATTATGATCGAATTCTAAACAAAAACATAAAGAGTCTTCCTACAATTGAGTCGAGTCAGATTTCTTTTCAAAGAGACTATATGTTTGATGGAGAAAAGATTCATTTTTTAATGACATTAAAAACAGATTCAAATACCTATCAAGAAGAAGTACTACTAGTCCCAATAAGGTTTGAAGAGTTAGAAGCTTGTCTTAAAAAAATCGGATTTAAAGAGATTAAAGCTTTCGATGGATTTTCATTTTTTTCTTTTAAATTAACAAAAAGCAATCAATTAGTACTCACTTGTAAAAAATAA
- a CDS encoding DUF3137 domain-containing protein, whose amino-acid sequence MKPTEFIAKKKRYEILALCGYVMIGVGFVLFIPLGMSNPQFLFIVTLLFLSGAIIAGIASKQFKKLSLEYKRIYISKMVQEIYPGSTYRPEIGFEKEEVYHSRILRKADKYFSEDLLEATYKNINFQSADVKLQDVRSNGKTTTVVTVFLGRVYRFDFPKGFKTDMVVLQPGFGAKWGFGSYTEIKTESIEFNQEFNVLAKNELNAFEILTPPFMERLRKLDLKYHDKIVFSFIENKLYVAIKTGVDSLDLKMFRKMDSELTKEFELELEDMKSIIDILKFERNI is encoded by the coding sequence ATGAAACCAACTGAATTTATTGCAAAGAAGAAACGATATGAAATCCTAGCATTATGTGGATATGTTATGATAGGTGTTGGATTTGTTTTATTTATTCCTTTAGGAATGTCTAACCCCCAATTTCTATTTATTGTGACGCTTCTTTTTCTAAGCGGGGCAATAATTGCCGGAATCGCATCAAAACAATTTAAAAAATTAAGTTTAGAATACAAACGAATCTATATAAGCAAAATGGTTCAAGAAATTTATCCTGGTTCAACTTATCGACCAGAGATAGGATTTGAAAAGGAAGAAGTATATCACTCAAGAATATTAAGAAAAGCAGATAAATATTTTTCAGAAGATTTACTAGAGGCAACCTATAAAAACATTAATTTCCAATCTGCAGATGTAAAACTTCAAGATGTAAGAAGTAATGGAAAAACCACGACTGTAGTTACTGTATTTTTAGGAAGAGTTTATCGCTTTGATTTTCCAAAAGGATTTAAGACTGATATGGTTGTTTTACAACCAGGATTTGGCGCTAAATGGGGATTTGGCAGTTATACTGAAATTAAAACAGAATCCATTGAATTTAATCAAGAATTTAATGTTTTAGCAAAAAATGAATTGAATGCTTTTGAAATATTAACTCCTCCATTTATGGAGCGATTAAGGAAGCTAGATCTAAAATATCACGATAAAATAGTATTTTCTTTTATAGAAAACAAGCTGTATGTGGCCATAAAAACAGGTGTGGATTCGTTAGATTTGAAGATGTTTCGAAAAATGGATAGTGAATTAACAAAAGAATTCGAATTAGAGTTAGAGGACATGAAATCAATTATAGATATTTTAAAATTTGAAAGAAATATTTGA
- a CDS encoding Pr6Pr family membrane protein, producing MIKYFSGGILIVDKKVFKRLFILFMLLGNGLGIILNLTNSENVAESLSYFTMQSNILVFGFFVFLYFKKKNLSKTGLILQGAFTIAILITFIVYHVLLDPIFGTSNYDPPFWSNFLVHTFTPLMMLLYYLLFTEKGNYLYNHVKYWLIIPVLYFGYANLYAFAGGTFEYNEAITRYPYYFMNPDEIGWFKVILFVLVITFFITLMSILFVYIDHKLVNKKENEHVKEKS from the coding sequence TTGATTAAATATTTTTCTGGAGGAATTTTAATTGTGGATAAAAAGGTATTTAAACGACTATTCATCTTATTTATGTTACTTGGCAATGGATTAGGGATAATTTTAAATCTTACTAATTCTGAAAATGTTGCTGAATCGCTTTCCTATTTTACAATGCAAAGCAATATTCTTGTATTCGGCTTTTTTGTGTTTTTGTATTTCAAAAAAAAGAATTTATCTAAAACGGGATTAATTTTGCAAGGAGCTTTTACCATTGCTATACTCATTACGTTTATTGTTTACCATGTATTGCTTGACCCTATTTTTGGAACAAGTAATTATGATCCACCCTTTTGGAGTAATTTTTTAGTTCATACTTTTACACCACTGATGATGTTGTTATACTATTTGTTGTTTACCGAAAAGGGAAATTATCTCTATAACCATGTAAAGTACTGGTTAATTATTCCTGTTTTATATTTTGGATATGCCAATCTTTATGCTTTTGCTGGGGGAACATTCGAATACAATGAAGCAATCACAAGATATCCCTACTATTTTATGAATCCTGATGAAATAGGTTGGTTTAAAGTAATTCTTTTTGTTTTAGTTATTACATTTTTTATTACATTAATGTCTATATTATTTGTTTATATCGATCACAAGTTAGTTAATAAAAAGGAGAATGAACATGTTAAAGAAAAATCATAA
- a CDS encoding DUF1361 domain-containing protein has product MLDKKTFKILSIFTLGYVLSSPLVFLIRNDSLHLMLAWNMLLAFVPFLIVYLINQKYIKQKWFVVMSFGIWLLFLPNTFYLITDLIYINQIEFMYQENPYSSLIYLQDLSSWLSLFHIFFGAIFGIILGVVSLNTVYSYAIKKYRLYKSMLLLLCITILSSFGIYIGRFFRYNSWNFLNLISIFTDFFNHFTMFTIFFITVYTLIQLSLFIIYRNLIMSSKTSKDQTI; this is encoded by the coding sequence ATGCTAGATAAAAAAACTTTTAAAATATTATCAATATTTACATTAGGATATGTATTAAGTTCTCCTCTTGTATTTTTAATTCGAAATGATTCGTTACACTTAATGCTTGCTTGGAATATGTTGCTTGCATTTGTTCCTTTTTTAATCGTTTATCTAATTAACCAAAAGTATATAAAACAAAAATGGTTTGTGGTTATGAGCTTTGGGATTTGGCTTTTATTTTTGCCAAATACTTTTTATTTAATTACCGATCTCATTTATATTAATCAAATCGAATTTATGTATCAAGAAAATCCGTATTCTTCTTTAATATATCTTCAAGACTTATCCAGTTGGTTATCACTGTTTCATATCTTTTTCGGTGCCATTTTTGGGATTATATTAGGAGTTGTATCCTTAAATACTGTGTATTCATACGCAATTAAAAAATATCGATTATATAAAAGCATGCTTTTACTTTTATGTATTACCATATTATCGAGTTTTGGAATATATATCGGAAGATTCTTTCGTTATAATTCTTGGAATTTTTTAAATTTAATTTCAATATTTACAGATTTTTTTAATCATTTCACGATGTTTACCATCTTTTTTATTACTGTGTATACACTCATTCAATTATCATTATTTATCATTTATCGAAATTTAATTATGAGTAGTAAAACCAGTAAGGATCAAACGATATGA
- the mutT gene encoding 8-oxo-dGTP diphosphatase MutT yields MKKTLEVVGAIIIKDGYVFCAKRGKNKSLAYKWEFPGGKIEKDETHEEALKREIKEELNSEINVKSFFMKITYEYDTFIINLYTYLCELKSGLLEISEHIEKKWVKKEELLSLDFTPADLPIVEELSYHLL; encoded by the coding sequence ATGAAAAAAACATTGGAAGTAGTTGGGGCCATTATTATCAAAGATGGATATGTCTTTTGTGCAAAAAGAGGAAAAAATAAAAGTTTAGCATATAAATGGGAATTTCCTGGTGGGAAAATTGAAAAAGATGAAACCCACGAAGAGGCATTAAAAAGGGAAATAAAAGAAGAATTAAATAGCGAAATCAATGTGAAATCTTTCTTTATGAAAATCACATATGAATATGACACTTTTATTATCAATCTTTATACATATCTTTGTGAATTAAAGAGCGGATTGTTAGAAATATCTGAACATATTGAAAAAAAATGGGTGAAAAAGGAAGAGTTATTATCTCTTGATTTTACACCAGCAGATTTACCAATTGTTGAAGAGTTATCTTACCATTTGTTATAA
- the speB gene encoding agmatinase, with protein MSFNKVDLSFQSCNKTYEEASVIIFSSPMDATTSFRPGTRFAGNAIRVDSLGLEWYSPYRNKDLKDFKTSDIGDLDLPIGDVEGALDVIYKTTQVILKDNKKPMMIGGEHLVTYPVIKAMVEKYPNLHIIHLDAHTDLRDEFFGRKLSHATVIKRCHDLLGDGKIYQFGIRSGDKSEFDWAASGHTFLQKFDFEGLEAAIESIKDVPVYITIDLDVLDPSVFPGTGTPEPGGMMYKDLLKAFDAFEKLNKIVGADLVELSPMIDASGTSTAVAAKSLREMILLLHT; from the coding sequence ATGAGTTTTAATAAAGTAGATTTGTCTTTTCAAAGTTGTAATAAAACCTATGAAGAAGCATCTGTTATTATTTTTAGTTCTCCTATGGATGCAACAACTTCTTTTCGTCCTGGAACGAGATTTGCAGGCAATGCAATTCGTGTTGATTCTTTAGGACTTGAATGGTATTCTCCCTATCGAAACAAAGATTTAAAAGATTTTAAAACATCTGACATTGGCGACCTAGATTTACCGATTGGTGATGTGGAAGGCGCTTTAGATGTGATTTATAAAACAACCCAAGTTATCCTAAAAGATAATAAAAAACCAATGATGATAGGTGGAGAACATTTAGTTACTTATCCTGTTATAAAAGCAATGGTTGAAAAATACCCAAACTTACATATCATTCATTTAGACGCTCATACGGATTTAAGAGATGAGTTTTTTGGAAGAAAATTATCTCATGCCACCGTTATAAAAAGATGCCATGATTTATTAGGTGATGGGAAAATCTATCAGTTTGGCATTAGAAGTGGAGACAAATCAGAGTTTGACTGGGCAGCAAGTGGTCATACTTTCTTACAAAAGTTTGATTTTGAAGGATTAGAAGCTGCAATTGAATCCATTAAAGATGTTCCAGTTTATATTACTATTGATTTAGATGTATTAGATCCAAGTGTTTTCCCCGGTACTGGAACTCCTGAACCAGGAGGAATGATGTATAAAGATTTATTAAAGGCATTTGATGCTTTCGAAAAATTAAACAAAATTGTTGGAGCGGATTTAGTAGAGTTATCTCCAATGATTGATGCATCTGGAACTTCTACAGCTGTGGCCGCAAAATCGCTTAGAGAAATGATATTACTTCTTCACACATAA
- a CDS encoding aminotransferase class I/II-fold pyridoxal phosphate-dependent enzyme, producing the protein MKIDRQQATPFFTKLKEYGLSDTTSFDVPGHKLGKVKNDLQDFIGQNTYLLDSNAPIGLDHLSRPTGVIKEAEALMADACHADKAYFLTNGTTIGIIAMIMSACSANDKIILPRNVHKSVINALILSGAMPVFVKPDIDANLGIANGVSYESVLEAITENPDAKAIFLINPTYFGVCSNIEKITTLAHENNILVLVDEAHGAQFYFSERLPLTAMEVGADISATSIHKTAGSFTQSSVLLTKGKRIDSTRLRSTLNMLQSTSPSSLLLASLDVSRKTMYFEGPKRIDTLLNLASKARENLKTIPGIKIMDKDYILSRDGFDFDETKIVVKVSELGLSGFEVYQKLRKKYNIQLELAESHIVLAVLSIGSTKDDLDNLYLALKDLSKKYYKIRNRLPKIKFDYQFPETYTRPRDAYHAPKLKVPLEEAYDEVSAEMIMIYPPGIPMIIPGEIITQEVIDDINFYIKKGSIIHSELDNGQIKIIDKENWVKWEGEEHEF; encoded by the coding sequence TTGAAAATTGATCGACAACAAGCAACACCCTTTTTTACGAAATTAAAAGAATATGGATTAAGTGATACCACGTCGTTTGATGTCCCTGGGCATAAACTAGGGAAAGTCAAAAATGATTTACAGGATTTTATAGGTCAAAACACTTATCTTTTAGATAGCAATGCACCTATCGGTTTAGATCATTTAAGCAGACCTACTGGAGTTATAAAAGAAGCAGAAGCCTTAATGGCTGATGCTTGTCACGCTGACAAAGCTTACTTTTTAACCAATGGAACTACCATTGGCATTATTGCTATGATTATGTCGGCTTGTAGTGCAAATGATAAAATTATTTTACCTAGAAATGTACATAAATCTGTAATTAATGCTCTGATTTTAAGTGGGGCTATGCCTGTATTTGTCAAACCCGATATTGATGCGAATTTAGGAATTGCAAATGGAGTTTCTTATGAAAGTGTTTTAGAAGCAATAACTGAAAACCCTGATGCAAAAGCTATTTTTTTAATTAATCCAACTTATTTTGGAGTATGTAGCAATATTGAGAAAATCACAACATTAGCTCATGAAAATAACATTTTAGTCCTTGTTGACGAAGCGCATGGAGCACAGTTTTATTTTTCGGAAAGACTGCCTTTAACTGCAATGGAAGTTGGCGCGGATATCTCTGCTACTTCCATTCATAAAACAGCTGGTTCTTTTACTCAAAGTTCTGTTCTCCTTACAAAAGGCAAACGAATTGATTCTACTAGACTTCGTTCTACCTTAAATATGCTTCAAAGCACTTCTCCTAGCAGTTTACTATTAGCTAGTTTAGATGTATCTAGAAAAACAATGTATTTTGAAGGTCCAAAAAGAATTGATACTTTATTAAACCTTGCTTCCAAAGCAAGAGAAAATTTAAAAACAATTCCTGGTATCAAAATCATGGACAAAGATTACATTCTTTCAAGAGATGGCTTTGATTTTGATGAAACAAAAATTGTTGTAAAAGTTTCAGAATTAGGATTATCAGGATTTGAAGTATACCAAAAATTAAGAAAAAAATATAACATCCAATTAGAACTTGCTGAATCTCACATAGTCCTTGCTGTTCTTTCAATTGGATCTACAAAAGACGATTTAGATAACTTGTATTTGGCACTAAAAGACTTATCGAAAAAATATTATAAAATTCGAAACCGTTTGCCTAAAATTAAATTTGATTATCAATTCCCTGAAACTTATACTAGACCGCGTGACGCATATCATGCTCCAAAACTGAAAGTTCCTTTAGAAGAAGCTTACGATGAAGTGTCCGCTGAAATGATTATGATTTACCCACCAGGAATTCCAATGATTATTCCAGGTGAAATTATCACACAAGAAGTGATTGATGACATCAATTTTTATATTAAAAAAGGATCCATTATACATAGTGAATTAGACAATGGTCAAATTAAGATTATTGATAAAGAAAATTGGGTAAAATGGGAAGGTGAAGAACATGAGTTTTAA
- a CDS encoding helix-turn-helix domain-containing protein: MSKYLSSQAALLELGLRLKSYRIYSALTQEELAIKSGVSRRSIQNMENGEDVNLSTIIKVLMALGLDSNLDLLVPDSTQRPSYYLKTNSNIKRRSRAIKKKVRDLSKEFKWGDES, from the coding sequence TTGAGTAAATATTTATCATCACAAGCAGCGTTATTAGAATTAGGACTTAGACTTAAATCATATAGAATATATAGTGCTTTAACTCAAGAAGAATTAGCTATTAAATCTGGCGTTTCTAGGAGAAGTATACAAAATATGGAGAATGGTGAAGATGTAAATTTATCTACTATAATAAAAGTATTAATGGCATTAGGATTGGATTCAAATCTTGATTTGTTAGTGCCAGATTCAACACAAAGACCTTCATATTATCTGAAAACCAACTCCAATATTAAACGTCGCTCGAGAGCAATCAAGAAAAAAGTTCGAGATTTAAGCAAAGAATTTAAATGGGGTGACGAATCATAA